The Setaria viridis chromosome 2, Setaria_viridis_v4.0, whole genome shotgun sequence DNA window aagcctaattagtccatgatttgacaatgtggtgctacagtgaccatttgctaatgatggattaattaggcttaatagattcgtctcgcgaattagcacaaggttctgcaattagttttataattagctcatgtttagtcctctaaattaacatccgaacatccgatgtgacactgttaaagtttagcacctcgtatccaaacacgccCTGAGCAACGGGATGATAAAAATTGAGAGCGATGTGCGGTAGAGTTTTCTCCAGCTCGCTCGTATGCTGCGTGTCCTCTTCTTCCTGTGACCTCGCCACTAGAACTTTTTAGAATGAAGGAATCTTAAAATGTAGGAATAGGAGAAACATAGAATGGAGTTGCATGACATTTCCAATTCTATAGGAATTGAGAATGTAGGAAAGTTTGTAATTATGTGTTTGGTTGCAacataggaaaaataaaaggaataagAAGAGAGAGGCACAAAGGAAAGATTCCAAAAGGTTGGACCACATGTTAGGCCTTGTTTGGTTCACATGacttagtccctgtcacatcgaatgtttacatactaattagaactattaaacatagactaattccaaaaccaattgcatagatggaggttaattcgcgagacaaatctattaagcctaattagtccatgatttgataatgtactgctacagtaaccgtttgctaatgatagattaattaggcttaatagattcgtctcgcgaattagcctccatctatgtaattagttttataattaactcatgtttagtcctcctaattagcctccgaagattCAATGTGACAcagattaaactttagctaaggatccaaacacctccttagaTTTCCTCCAAAATTTCTATGGATTTAGCCATTCCATATGAATTTGGAAGAATTGGAGGATGGCCACGTAGGAAAATATTCTATAGGATCAAATCCTACAAAATTCCTATGTTCCAAAGGGGCCTAACTTTGATGTTTTGGTCCACGTAGATTAAGCATCATGTTGTGCGGCTAAACGACATTTTGGGTCAAGCCGCTGACACGTCTTTTGCAGCGAGATATTATGAATGGAGATGACATGAGTCCGTCCAGCGAATTCTTCCATCAAAGGCCTAGCAAAAATCTAAGCATCAGATTTACGATCTgtaatttaaaacggagggagtaactcgCACGGAGATGACATGACAGATGACACGCACGCACACAAGAATTCACAGAACGACTCATCCTCCGGAAGCAAAGACAAGTCGAATACAGCATCTCGGCATCTTGCAGAGAAGCTTGCCGTGTCAAGAAGCATATGCTCTTCTGTAGGAGACCACACCCGAATACTGTGACGGTTAACAGCACATCGCAACCATGCCCTATGCAAAAGGCAGTAGATCGAAACATTGTCAGCTCGTTGCTGTGGGCGTGGTTTCTGAACACGTGAGCACGTGGCATTCTGAAGAGTACACAAACCATTATTCAGTTTTTTTCTGTGCTATAAATCTTGAATCGCAGATCAAATCAGCGACGACAGTCGGCAAGTCGCTGTCCACATCACATTGCTTACTGTACAACAATACCTTGCCGGGTCAAGTGAGGGGGGAACAACCATCATCACTCATCAACCCAATTTCCATACAACGGTTTGGCTGTCATTTATCGTAGAACAAGGACTCCGCCAAGTTAGACGCCTCAGGGATGCATGGTTTACGACCTCACTTTGGCAAGCCGGGCCCTGATCTCTTCTAggtcctcctcatcgtcatcaaCACCCTCAGCAACAGCTTGTCGCTGCAAAACGTGCCCAACCAGAGTCATCAAATTCATAACTAAGATCGCATCCTTAGTACATAGTGCAGTTTAGTAGCATAATATGGTGAACAATACCAGAGTACCAGTAACTTAATTATTTTGATCCCAAAACTAACTCTACAATGCTGCAATGGACAATTTAACTCCTCTAAAGCAATTTTCCTTACAATACCTCTCTGCACACTTCAATGTTCATATAGAAGATATTAGCATGCAAAGAAACTGCAAGGCAGAGCACTTACCTCTTCTGGAACCTTGCTAGTTGAAGCTTGCTGTATCTTCTGTGTCCTGACGGCATCTGGTAGCTGGGATGCAGTCTCCCCTGCTACTGAAGCAAGAACCTTGTCGACCTCCTCCTCAATTTCCTCCTCCATGTCCTCCGAGTCCAAAGCTGAATCAACTGCGTCATTCACCATCTCTTCCATGACACCAGCCTAGAGTCAGAACGCTAAAATGTCAGCTAATGTGTAAAGGTTTGAAGTCTTCAAACAGGGCACATAAAATGGAAGCAACTTCTTTATATTTGGGACAACACACACAACTACTGATAATTTACTAGTATATTACCTTTGTCATTTCTTTGCTAAATTCTTGCATCGTGGCAGCCAACTCTGGAGCTTTCATTAGATTATTAACAATTTTCATCACTTCAGCGCTCTTGGACAGGTGGCCCACAGTTCTTGCAGTTGCTGAAAAATTGCATCCACTGCAATTACTTGTATGTAttgtaaaaggaaaaaatactAGACATAAGCTGAGAGAACTACTACCTTTACAAAAATAAAGGTGAATGAAACAGGATAAAGTTCAATGCATATTCAATGCAAGTGTGGAACATGGACCAATATGTTGCCAACTGTGATTTTGCTAAACTTACAGGTCCTGATTTGAATCTGTATGTTCACTGGCTATTGCCTAAACTAAACTTACAGAGGGATGCACCCAAATTCAAATAACATACTAGTATGTGATTTTGATTTTGTGAAGTGCTGCAATCACAGAAAGAACTATTATAAAACATCTGGAATGAGATACCTAGAGGCAAATAACAAAGGGGCAACACTTTTAGAGGCATATACAAATTTTGGCGTGCAAAACATGTCAATGCTTTCCAGTATTAGTGCCAAAAGACACATTGTGCACAAAGTTTTCATTTGTGATATTGATACTAGATACTACAGCAATTGTCCATAACAAGGGTGTGCCGTTGAAAATTAACTAACAGAATCACTCTTCCATAAGTTCAAGGGCATAGCTTTAATGGACGATATAAGACACTGAACAAACAAAAAActcaaaaaagcaaaaaaaaaaaaagaaggaccATACCAACAATTTCTCCGAGGTGCATAGATACTGAGTTCAGTTGAGCCTTGTTTTCATAAAGGCGGTTAACAGCACGTCTTGATCTTACAAGTTCCTTAGCAAGCGCCTGACGTGAAAAACAAATCATAACATCAATAGCACGTCAAACAGTTGATCTTATTCTGACAGATAAGGTCAGCCATGAAACTTTGACCTGTACTATCTGTTGAAACTAGAAACATTATATGTGAAGGACAAACACATAGAAGAGCTGGTACATGCAAATGAAGTGTGTGATTTCAGGAACTAATGTAGTAATGTGTTCTCTGTAATATAACAACAAAGATTCAAGGACAGCGCTCAAGATAACTGCATGTACTGGTGACCTTCAGTGGATAATATTCAGCTTTTGCCC harbors:
- the LOC117843646 gene encoding vacuolar protein sorting-associated protein 24 homolog 1, translating into MEKVKSLLKPRPTPQQQLREWQRRLRNECRVLDRQIRDVQREEKNVEKAIREAAKRNDMGSAKALAKELVRSRRAVNRLYENKAQLNSVSMHLGEIVATARTVGHLSKSAEVMKIVNNLMKAPELAATMQEFSKEMTKAGVMEEMVNDAVDSALDSEDMEEEIEEEVDKVLASVAGETASQLPDAVRTQKIQQASTSKVPEERQAVAEGVDDDEEDLEEIRARLAKVRS